The sequence below is a genomic window from Schistocerca gregaria isolate iqSchGreg1 chromosome 5, iqSchGreg1.2, whole genome shotgun sequence.
CACCAGACTCTGACGCCGAGGGGCTGGCTGCGGCACTGGGGCCGGCGGGAGCACCAGCACTGGGAGACGGCGAGCGGTCACCGTTAAGGGGTGGCGCAGAGCCCGGTGTGGCCGCCGGTGGCGAGCACTTGGCCGCCGAAAGCTGTGACGCCATTGTCGTGATGGTGCGCACCTGGTTCTCGAGTGCCGCCAGGGATGTGCAGAAGATTTGTGGTGACGGTTGCTGCTGCATGGCAGACGTGCAAGTCTGCGGTTGCTGctgatgttgctgctgctgctgctgctgttgctgttgttgctgttgctgttgttgctgttgctgctgccctCCACCACCGCTGCTACTCGAGTTGTCGTCATCGGGATAGTCGGGCTTTTCCTCTTTGAGCTCCCCGTGTGCAGACCCTGCCGGGAGCTTGGTGTGGTGCTGTGCGGGTGGTAGGTGAATGCCCGGCGGTGGCAGCGGTGGGAAGGCCTGCAGAAAGGAGACGGGACCGGGAAAGGGAGGCCCAGGGGTCGAGGCCGCTGCAGGGAAGTCTTTCACTTCTGCAGCTTGTATCTGTTCCGGGGTCAGATCTGTGGGTTCTCCCGTGTGTAGCCTGATGTGCTGCTGTAGTACCAGCGCATTAGTGAACTTCTTGTGGCAGACGGGGCACTGGTGCAGCACTCTCGCCGGCGGCTTGGCACGGTGCACGCCCATGTGCGTCTTGAGGTTGCCCTTGGTGGTGAACGCGCGGCCACATATCTTGCACTTGAACGGCCTTTCACCGGTATGTGTACGGTAGTGCATCTGCAGTGCACTCTTGCACGAGAGGACGCGGTGGCAGATGACACACTGGTTGGGGTCCGTCAGTTTGTGCTCGATGTTGTCGACTAGCTGCTGCAGCTTGGAGGTCTCCGACGTTTTGGTGATCTCGATGAGAGACTCCCACGAGTTGTCGTTGCTACCAGGCCGCGGGAGGAGACTGGTATAGATGGCCGGGTCCTTGGCAGGGTCGATGGCAACTGCACTACCGGAGGACGTCGAGCTCGGCGGTGAGAGCCTGCTGGAGGTGCCGGCGCCCTTGCTCGACAGGTTCTCGGGCTGGTCCTGCAGGCTGTTCTCCTCGTCCTGGCTGTTGTATTTACTGTCCAGACTATCGTCGTACGGCGAAGACGACGGGAACCTGGCGGACATATCGACATCTTCAGGGTCCTCGGGAGGTTCCCGTTTCGGGCTGAGGCGACCTTCGCAGTCGTCTTCCTCTTGCCGCCGCTGCGTCGACGCGGCATCGTCCATCTCTTCCTGTTTGACGAATGGCGGCTCCTCGTTGCCGtcgtgttgttgctgctgctgttgctgttcttGCGGTCgcggttgttgctgctgctgttgcatcgGGGGAGGGGGAGACTGCCTGGGTGGCTGAGGTTTCGACAAGTTCTCGGGCGCATCCTGCTCCGCTGGCGCGATGCGCGGTAGCGGCCCGGGCGCGAAAAGGGCGTGCGGTGGCAGTAGGGGAGGTGGGGGCAACGGCAGTAGGTCGTGGGGTGGCACGCCGTGCGGCGGCGGCGCgggctgctgcggcggcggcggctgtggaGGTCTGTACAGCGGGAAGCTGAACGGACTCTGCGGGGGCGGGACGGGCGGCacgggcggcggcggctgctgtccGTGCGGCGACAGGCTCTGCCCCAGTTGCGCTAGCAGTGGTGGGTGGTACTTGTCCAGGTGCTCCGGCACCGGGTTCGGATTCATTTTTATGTGTGGGAACTTGGCCGAGTGCCTCTGGAAGTGCACCTTGAGGTTTCCCTTGGTGGTGAAGCGGCTGCCGCACACGTTGCACTTGAACGGCCGCTCTCCCGTGTGCGACCTGATGTGTATCTGCAGCGCCGAATCGCTGCCGAAGACCTTGCCGCAGTAGCGGCAGCGGTGCTTGAAGAATGGCTCGTTGCGGCCCGACTTTGAGTCGTACGGCGAGAGCGAGCTGGACTTGCCGCCGGCGCCGCCCTTGCGGAAGGCCAGCTCGTCGGCCAGGTTGTTGGCCAGCAGTCCCTGGCTCGCGTTCTCCAGCACCTCTTGCGCTCGCCGCTGTAGCATCTCCAGCGTGTTGGGTTCGTTGAGCGGCGGCGGCTCCGGGTTGGTGATGATAGACGCTGCCAGCGATGACGAGATGGAGCACGGCAGCAGTTGCTGGGGGACCTGCGCCGGCGGCTGGCCCTGCTGTGGCTGCAGCTGcgagtggagctgctgctgctgctgctgctgctggggaaCCGCCTGTggaggcgggggcggcggtggAGGAGACGGACCCGCCACCTGCAGTTTACATTTATTACCTTATTATATGTAGTACACACATTACTGGAACATATTATTGTGAGAGCAACTGAACACTtacggttgtgaaataaaacttgcTTTGTTCATACAAGACACCTCCTAAACAACAGATGCGGGTGAATAAATATATCCCGTCTTCCTAGATTTGCGAAAGGCGTTGGACACCACCACATCGCCGCCTAGTAACAAAATggagctagaatgaaattttcactctacagcggagtgtgcgctgatatgaaacttcctggcagattaaaactcgagttcgagtctcggtccggcacaccgttttaatctgccaggaagtttcaaaatagagCTTCTTCGCAGATATGTGGTTGGCTCGATGAATGTTTGACAAATAGGACCCATTACGCAATAATGAACGGCGAATGTTCCGCAGAAATGAAACTTACATCAGCTGTGCCCCAAAGAAAAGTAATAGGACCTATAATGTTAATACGGTTAATCAGACAGGATCAGcagaattgttcaaatgtgtgtgaaatcttatgggacttaactgctaaggtcatcagtccctaagcttacgcactagttaatctaaattatcctaaggacaaacacacacacccatgcccgagggaggactcgaacctccgccgggaccagccgcacagtccatgactgcagcgccttagactcagcagaattggaagattgtttactaacGATGCTGTTATGTTCAGGAAAGTGACGTCGTCGGAGAATTGCGAAAAGATTTGGACAatatttgcatttggtttattgaatGGCAGCTCTTtttaaatgtaagataatgccaATAACAAAGGGAAGTAGGCCCATAATATGTGAAGAATAGTAGTGAATACCTTGACGtcgtcaggtcgtttaaatatttaggggtagtactaagaagcgatatgaagACGTAAATGCAAAATTAGCGATgtgaatggaagacttagatttgttgtAAGGGTTCTGAGAACAAGCACTGCATCAGGATAGGAAATATCGTCCAAACTAGTGAAACAGTTCCAGCGTATTGTTCTAGTATTTGGAGTCCTTAACAAGATGCGTGACAACACACATCGAGGGAATCAGCGAATCCTGAGACGCGCTGCTAGGATCATAACAAGTGTCAGTATAGTGTACCAGAAATGTTCGGGGAACGTAAATGAGAATTCTTGGAATAAAAATGATGgaattcttctatggatttcaattggaggcacgttttctgcggttgGAAACTAGATTATAGCATGTTGTTTATCACGCACCGACAGATACTTTGCAAACCGCCATGTTACAACCTACAACTCGGAGACCTCTAGCGTCAGAGGATTGAAACTTGCGTCAGCCAAGCTGGAAAATCGACCGATATTGAAAacggaataaaaaattcagaggccttactttccagcacgccttcACATCTACTCTTTGAAGAGTGATACACAGGAGCCCGTGAACTTGGATCGGTGTTTCGAAAGGAAATTGGGCAGGTTCAGGTCTTCGGAGATAGCATTGCGGGGACCTCTCATGGGAAAGAACCACTGACAGATTTCGCTGAGGAAACGAAAATctgtgatctgaagttttcccggcgtatttctaaCTTGTAAAATTCTCTAGCGTCCACCTGGGTCGCACAAGAATAGCATCAGTCGGcagaaaccacctgaagatgggaaCAAGTCAGTTGCCGAAATATCTTGGAGAACTTACGACGT
It includes:
- the LOC126272696 gene encoding homeotic protein spalt-major-like isoform X6 translates to MSRRKQARPSRHLEADAEDALASGKSEQASPCSEVACYQFSIRSRNHDKRDLQPQRHLQCVASPKTSRLTFAAALSACGDEDEGSSCSEAAVCDEPPDADADADADGDVDADAEPDADCDMMLLDDRNNNDDDVEPEDAVCADVGDGVVGSGDGDADTDEPEPDAEPEALASPAAGVVSAFGAAVAPFPLAGHVTLEALQNTKVAVAQFAATAMAGNADNAAALQELAVLQSTLFTLQHQQVMQLSLIQQLQQQLQITRCPKEAVALASPPPVSAQPAPPPGPSSAPGASPPPPLALPLPAQQQHPPLAQTQQSTPPSTQSLPASPPAAKQQLKVAGPSPPPPPPPPQAVPQQQQQQQQLHSQLQPQQGQPPAQVPQQLLPCSISSSLAASIITNPEPPPLNEPNTLEMLQRRAQEVLENASQGLLANNLADELAFRKGGAGGKSSSLSPYDSKSGRNEPFFKHRCRYCGKVFGSDSALQIHIRSHTGERPFKCNVCGSRFTTKGNLKVHFQRHSAKFPHIKMNPNPVPEHLDKYHPPLLAQLGQSLSPHGQQPPPPVPPVPPPQSPFSFPLYRPPQPPPPQQPAPPPHGVPPHDLLPLPPPPLLPPHALFAPGPLPRIAPAEQDAPENLSKPQPPRQSPPPPMQQQQQQPRPQEQQQQQQQHDGNEEPPFVKQEEMDDAASTQRRQEEDDCEGRLSPKREPPEDPEDVDMSARFPSSSPYDDSLDSKYNSQDEENSLQDQPENLSSKGAGTSSRLSPPSSTSSGSAVAIDPAKDPAIYTSLLPRPGSNDNSWESLIEITKTSETSKLQQLVDNIEHKLTDPNQCVICHRVLSCKSALQMHYRTHTGERPFKCKICGRAFTTKGNLKTHMGVHRAKPPARVLHQCPVCHKKFTNALVLQQHIRLHTGEPTDLTPEQIQAAEVKDFPAAASTPGPPFPGPVSFLQAFPPLPPPGIHLPPAQHHTKLPAGSAHGELKEEKPDYPDDDNSSSSGGGGQQQQQQQQQQQQQQQQQQQQHQQQPQTCTSAMQQQPSPQIFCTSLAALENQVRTITTMASQLSAAKCSPPAATPGSAPPLNGDRSPSPSAGAPAGPSAAASPSASESGGSLSGALDLTPRSSSVGAPTPSPGPPTSVSGPTAAPLPPPPPGAFSGFGLLPPGPIGSALTSSVLTSTAFSPIGLGADSEFNGRSRFPFHPLAPSLRDKIPYSFLDSHINMRPGNTTCNICFKTFACNSALEIHYRSHTKERPFKCTVCDRGFSTKDSTDKQSIHDCICDLGSQWRIQRDNSGGRANDKPKAQTKRNDANRKKRSGKKYTGRLPPLLCNPGYAADWIPLLGNMKQHMLTHKIRDMPSHLFESKPPLPPPSSGMTQVKEEPASGEEQNMATPPSLELTVKSDLGIKRSPPEGETMLPIPKRQPGPHGNTHVEQWSIPTRTSHVPGSASHPNDSQRLRISSTEAGSFLSVSSNSIP